In Actinomycetota bacterium, the sequence AGGGCGTCGGAGGCGGCCGTAGTACCGCTTGAGCCGGTCGGACAACACAACCGCCGGTGAGGGAAGGGCCGCTGCTTCGTCTGCGCGTCGCGTGCAGGGAAGGGCCGGTGAGTGCCCTCGTGGCTAGTCCCGCCGAGCAAGACAGGGTCCGAGAACTGCAACGAACGCTGTACCGGGCGGCCAAGGCCGACCCCCGGCGACGGTTCCACGCGCTTCACGACAAGGTCCACCGCAGGGACGTGTTGGAGCGGGCGTGGGGTCAGGTGCGCCGCAACCGCGGCGCCGCCGGCATCGACCAGACCACCATCGCTGATGTTGAGCAGTACGGGGCAGCCCGGCTGCTTGACGAGTTGGCCGTGGACCTCAAGGAGCACCGCTGGCGACCGCTGCCGGCGCGACGGGTTTGGATTCCCAAGCCCGGCTCGACCGAGCGGCGTCCGCTGTCGGTTCCGGCGGTCCGTGACCGCGTCGTGCAGGCGGCGTTGAGGATCGTCATCGAGCCGATCTTCGAGGCCGACTTTTTGCCGTGCAGCTTCGGGTTCCGCCCGAAGCGGGCGGCGCACGACGCGCTGCAGGTCTTGCTCGATGAGTCCTGGAGGAACCAGCGCTGGGTGGTCGAGACCGACATCGCCTCGTGCTATGAGGCGATCGGTCACGACGAGTTGATGACCGCGATCGAGGAACGCGTCTGCGACCGCCAAATCCTCAAGATGCTGCGCACGCTGCTGCGCGCGGGCGTCATGCAGGACGGGGCGGTCCGACGCGAGGTGACCGGCACACCACAAGGTGGCGTCATCTCGCCGCTGCTGGCCAACGTCTACCTGCACCGGCTCGACCGGTGCTGGCAGACCGACGGCCGCGGTGAGCTGGTCCGCTACGCCGACGACCTGGTCGTCATGTGCCGAACCCGCCGGGAGGCCGAGCGCGCGCTGGCGCTGCTCACCGCCTTCCTGGCCGACCTCGGCCTGCAGCCGAAGGCGGCCAAGACACGGATCGTGCACCTGACCGAGGGAGGCGAGGGTTTCGACTTCCTCGGCTTCCATCACCGTCTGGTGCGCGGCCGTACGGCGCGGTCGCGACACATCGTGTTCCTCGCCCGCTGGCCTTCACGCAAGGCGATGCAGCACGCCCGCGACCGCCTCCGTGACCTCACGGCACGGCGGCGACTCGCGGTGCCCGTCGAGCAGGTCGTGCAGGACGTCAACCGCTTCCTGCGCGGCTGGGTGAGCTACTTGCGCTACGGCAACTCCGCCCGCCCGTTCGACTGCATGCACGCCCACGCGATCAACCGGCTCGTGCAGTTCGTGGCCAAGCGCCACAAGCGACCCCGCAGCTACGGCTGGGCGGTCGTCGTGCACGAGTCGCGCGACTTCATGGGGCTGCTCAACCTCAACGGAGCCGTCGTCGCGCCACGGCCAAACCGGCCGTGGCGGACGCCGAATGCCGCCGGTGAAAGACGTCGGTGAGCCGTGTGCGGGAGAACCGCACGCACGGTTCGACGGGAGGGCGGAGGAAACGCACCAACGCGACCCACGACCTGAACCAACACGGGCTCCGTCCCGGCCTGGCAGTCCACGATGGCCCAGGCGATCAGGTTCCTGCCTCTTGGTGGCGCGCCTCCGCCCTACCCAACCGCGGCCTCCCTGACCCAGAGCTTGGCGTAGACAGTACGTATAGTCCGATGAGTGAACGAGTCAACCGGGAAGCGCGTCAGGACGGCGGGGCCGGCGACGACGTCGGCATCGACCCCGGGAGGGCCGCGGGCCCAGGTGATGGCCGCCGACGACACGGTGCGCCATGTCTCGGCCATCGGTCGGCGAGGTCATCCGGCTGCTGTGGGACGTCGTCGCCAGCATGTCCGTCCGCCGCCATCGGCTGACGGCTGCCAACGGCGCCGCGGGAGGTTCGCTCGCTGGCTGGTCGCGCCGGCCCACCGCGACCTCGCGGCGGCGTGGT encodes:
- the ltrA gene encoding group II intron reverse transcriptase/maturase, which produces MSALVASPAEQDRVRELQRTLYRAAKADPRRRFHALHDKVHRRDVLERAWGQVRRNRGAAGIDQTTIADVEQYGAARLLDELAVDLKEHRWRPLPARRVWIPKPGSTERRPLSVPAVRDRVVQAALRIVIEPIFEADFLPCSFGFRPKRAAHDALQVLLDESWRNQRWVVETDIASCYEAIGHDELMTAIEERVCDRQILKMLRTLLRAGVMQDGAVRREVTGTPQGGVISPLLANVYLHRLDRCWQTDGRGELVRYADDLVVMCRTRREAERALALLTAFLADLGLQPKAAKTRIVHLTEGGEGFDFLGFHHRLVRGRTARSRHIVFLARWPSRKAMQHARDRLRDLTARRRLAVPVEQVVQDVNRFLRGWVSYLRYGNSARPFDCMHAHAINRLVQFVAKRHKRPRSYGWAVVVHESRDFMGLLNLNGAVVAPRPNRPWRTPNAAGERRR